The proteins below are encoded in one region of Paralysiella testudinis:
- a CDS encoding PilZ domain-containing protein: MNPTDLPGKMINLTIPDKPELYRSYLSFFKHGGLFVPTEDSFNMGDEVLLVVNLPDHNEPKYLRTQVGWINSTATAIGQAKGIGLAFGKDAVAVETKQAIEDLLPGLLLNERPTYTL, encoded by the coding sequence ATGAACCCCACTGATTTACCCGGCAAAATGATTAACCTCACCATCCCCGACAAACCCGAGCTCTACCGAAGCTACCTGTCGTTTTTCAAACACGGCGGCCTGTTTGTGCCCACCGAAGACAGCTTCAATATGGGCGACGAAGTGCTGTTGGTGGTAAACCTGCCCGATCACAATGAACCCAAATACCTGCGCACCCAAGTGGGCTGGATCAACAGCACCGCCACCGCCATCGGCCAAGCCAAAGGCATTGGCCTGGCTTTCGGCAAAGATGCCGTGGCCGTAGAAACCAAGCAGGCCATCGAAGACCTACTGCCCGGCTTGCTGCTCAACGAACGCCCCACCTACACCCTGTAA
- the holB gene encoding DNA polymerase III subunit delta', which yields MIYPWQHSAWQQLVAHWDKRPNAWLLYGKAGIGKLAFAQYLAQALLCENPQAEHQPCGQCPSCHLCSQHSHPDLCELTPEIPEGDNVARKLLQIKVDAVRHVLDFVHLSAHRGGHRVVLVHPAESMNIQAANALLKVLEEPPPQVLFILVSHNKDALLPTIKSRCRPFALPLPSRQQALAWLQQQDMADAENLLAFHGGAPLFADTPAEDDLRAQLLDLLAQPRLLALLDYAALFDRQKWPLSLLFDWLHKWLLDIARAQQQMAAVYYPGRQTALDALGARTQPIALFALAERLNALTPYGQHTLNVKMQAEDLLIDYLHFWQQKH from the coding sequence ATGATATATCCTTGGCAACACAGCGCTTGGCAGCAACTGGTTGCCCATTGGGATAAACGCCCCAATGCCTGGCTGCTCTACGGCAAGGCCGGCATCGGCAAACTGGCCTTTGCCCAATATCTGGCGCAAGCTTTGCTGTGCGAAAACCCGCAAGCCGAACACCAGCCTTGCGGCCAATGCCCGTCGTGCCATTTGTGCAGCCAACACAGCCATCCCGACTTGTGCGAACTCACACCGGAAATCCCCGAAGGCGACAATGTGGCGCGCAAGCTGTTGCAAATCAAAGTAGATGCTGTGCGCCATGTTTTGGATTTTGTACACCTGAGTGCCCACCGTGGCGGCCATCGCGTGGTGTTGGTGCACCCGGCCGAAAGCATGAACATTCAGGCAGCCAATGCCTTGCTCAAAGTGCTGGAAGAGCCGCCGCCGCAAGTGCTGTTTATTTTGGTGAGCCACAATAAAGACGCCCTGCTACCCACCATCAAAAGCCGCTGCCGCCCCTTTGCCCTGCCCTTACCTAGCCGCCAACAAGCCCTGGCGTGGCTGCAACAGCAAGACATGGCCGACGCCGAAAACCTGCTCGCCTTTCACGGCGGCGCCCCGCTGTTTGCCGACACGCCGGCAGAAGACGACTTACGCGCCCAATTGCTCGACTTACTGGCACAGCCGCGCCTGCTGGCACTGCTGGACTACGCCGCCTTGTTCGACCGCCAAAAATGGCCCTTATCGCTGCTGTTCGACTGGCTGCACAAATGGCTGCTCGACATTGCCCGTGCGCAGCAGCAAATGGCGGCGGTGTATTATCCCGGCCGCCAAACCGCGCTGGATGCATTGGGCGCACGCACTCAGCCAATCGCCTTATTCGCACTGGCAGAGCGCCTAAATGCCCTCACCCCTTACGGCCAGCACACCCTCAATGTTAAAATGCAGGCCGAAGATTTGCTGATTGATTATCTGCATTTTTGGCAGCAAAAACATTAA
- the tmk gene encoding dTMP kinase, translating into MNARFITLDGIDGAGKSTHLAAMRQWFAQRNLPVLFTREPGGTPVGEALRALLLNPATQANLRTETLLMFAARQQHLDDIIRPALAAGTHVVSDRFTDATFAYQGGGRGLPLADIAALEQWVQQGLQPDLTLLLDIPLAVSLQRIESHRSKDRFEQENADFFNRTRAAYLQRAAAAPARYAVIDSNQDKAIVSAEIDAALQRLFEPRP; encoded by the coding sequence ATGAACGCCCGTTTTATTACTTTAGACGGCATCGACGGTGCCGGGAAATCCACCCATTTGGCCGCCATGCGCCAGTGGTTTGCCCAACGCAATCTGCCAGTGCTGTTTACCCGCGAGCCGGGCGGCACTCCCGTGGGCGAAGCCTTGCGCGCGCTGTTGCTCAACCCGGCCACACAAGCCAATTTGCGCACCGAAACCCTGCTGATGTTTGCCGCCCGCCAACAACACCTTGATGACATTATCCGCCCCGCACTGGCTGCGGGCACCCATGTGGTGAGCGACCGCTTTACCGATGCCACCTTTGCCTACCAAGGCGGCGGCCGCGGTTTGCCGCTGGCCGATATTGCCGCATTAGAGCAATGGGTACAGCAAGGCTTGCAACCGGATTTAACCCTTTTGCTCGACATTCCGCTGGCCGTATCCTTGCAGCGCATCGAAAGCCACCGCAGCAAAGACCGCTTCGAGCAAGAAAATGCCGACTTCTTCAACCGCACCCGCGCTGCTTATTTGCAACGCGCCGCCGCCGCACCCGCACGCTATGCGGTCATCGACAGCAACCAAGACAAAGCCATAGTGAGCGCCGAAATCGACGCCGCACTGCAACGCTTATTTGAGCCCCGGCCATGA
- the mltG gene encoding endolytic transglycosylase MltG: protein MTGKWWRWLGLLLLVVAVLVATALFVPKENGGYRMKVAQGQGMATVSRQLANDGVVYNRHVLLGAAYVLGIHDKLHAGNYRLPRSISTWQILQRLRDGRPDTVTVQIIEGTTFAQMRRIINQTEDIRHDTRHLSDAELLRQVDAQTPSDKPEGLFFPDSYEIDTDSSDLALYQLAYRTMQKHLQAAWDERQSGLPYQTPYQLLIMASIIEKETGHPDDRAHVSAVFTNRLNIGMRLQTDPTVIYGMGSAYQGRIRRADLQRDTPYNTYTRAGLTPTPIALPGKAALEAAAHPSSEKYLYFVSRMDGSGKSQFSHNLDEHNAAVREFILKQRK, encoded by the coding sequence ATGACAGGTAAATGGTGGCGGTGGCTGGGTTTATTGCTGCTGGTGGTGGCCGTATTGGTGGCCACCGCTTTATTTGTACCCAAGGAAAACGGCGGTTACCGCATGAAAGTGGCGCAAGGCCAAGGGATGGCCACCGTGAGCCGCCAGTTGGCCAATGACGGGGTGGTTTACAACCGCCACGTGCTGTTGGGTGCCGCTTATGTGCTGGGCATACACGATAAGCTGCATGCAGGTAATTACCGCCTGCCGCGTTCGATTTCCACTTGGCAGATTTTACAGCGCCTGCGCGATGGCCGCCCCGACACGGTAACGGTGCAAATCATCGAGGGCACCACCTTTGCGCAAATGCGCCGCATCATCAACCAAACCGAAGACATCCGCCACGACACCCGCCATTTGTCGGACGCCGAACTGCTGCGCCAAGTGGATGCCCAAACCCCGAGCGATAAACCGGAGGGGCTGTTTTTCCCCGACAGCTACGAAATCGATACCGACAGCAGTGATTTGGCGCTGTATCAGCTGGCCTACCGCACCATGCAAAAACACCTGCAGGCAGCTTGGGACGAGCGCCAAAGCGGTCTGCCCTACCAAACGCCCTATCAACTGCTGATTATGGCCAGCATCATCGAAAAAGAAACCGGCCACCCGGACGACCGCGCCCATGTGTCGGCGGTGTTTACCAACCGCTTGAACATCGGCATGCGCCTGCAAACCGATCCCACGGTGATTTACGGCATGGGCAGCGCCTATCAAGGGCGCATCCGCCGTGCCGACTTGCAACGCGACACGCCCTACAACACCTATACCCGCGCCGGTTTAACCCCCACACCGATTGCACTGCCCGGCAAGGCGGCACTGGAAGCGGCGGCGCATCCATCGTCAGAAAAATACCTCTATTTTGTGTCGCGCATGGACGGCAGCGGCAAAAGCCAATTCAGCCACAATCTTGACGAACACAATGCCGCTGTACGCGAATTTATCCTTAAACAACGCAAATAA
- the rpoD gene encoding RNA polymerase sigma factor RpoD encodes MANQNPKNTDIDTEQDDQDNNRPLTPEEQRARLRQLIILGKDRGYITYAEINDALPDDMSDAEQIDNIVTMISGLGIQVTEVAPDAESLLMGDNTANMTDDDAVAEAEAALSSADNEFGRTTDPVRMYMREMGQVDLLTREDEIIIAKKIENALRNMIQAISACPGSVAEILALVDRIRNDEIKVDDVVEAIVDPAEELLDQLGIGVEAPAAEEAAQAEADDADSDDDADEVSDEESAALAASANLEELKQKTLSHFDGIQALYDQMVAVLQNKNSKDAQYLALRDNIAEELLQVRFSTRQIESLCDKLRGRVDQIRRLERDIRDIALNRVHMDRDHFIASFLHNPTDLSWVENELAKNRVWNEALARFQYAIIEKQTELADLEKAAQVSIEELKEINKNMVKSEQETNAAKQEMIQANLRLVISIAKKYTNRGLQFLDLIQEGNIGLMKAVDKFEYRRGYKFSTYATWWIRQAITRSIADQARTIRIPVHMIETINKMNRISRQYLQETGEDPDSAKLAELMEMPEDKIRKIMKIAKEPISMETPIGDDDDSHLGDFIEDANNIAPADAAMYSSLREVTKDVLESLTPREAKVLRMRFGIDMNTDHTLEEVGKQFDVTRERIRQIEAKALRKLRHPSRSDRLKSFLDSEENKQ; translated from the coding sequence ATGGCCAACCAAAACCCGAAAAACACCGACATCGACACCGAACAAGACGATCAAGACAACAACCGCCCGCTCACCCCCGAAGAACAGCGGGCGCGTTTGCGCCAGCTGATTATCCTCGGCAAAGACCGCGGCTACATCACCTACGCCGAAATCAACGATGCCCTGCCCGATGATATGTCGGACGCCGAGCAAATCGACAACATCGTCACCATGATTTCCGGCCTCGGCATTCAGGTTACCGAAGTAGCGCCCGATGCCGAAAGCCTACTGATGGGCGACAACACCGCCAACATGACCGACGACGACGCCGTGGCCGAAGCCGAAGCCGCGCTCTCTAGCGCCGACAACGAATTCGGCCGTACCACCGACCCCGTGCGTATGTATATGCGCGAAATGGGCCAAGTGGATCTGCTCACCCGCGAAGATGAAATCATCATCGCCAAAAAAATCGAAAATGCCCTGCGCAACATGATTCAGGCCATTTCCGCCTGCCCCGGCTCCGTGGCCGAAATTTTGGCCTTGGTCGACCGCATCCGCAATGATGAAATCAAAGTAGACGACGTGGTTGAAGCCATTGTTGACCCTGCCGAAGAGCTGCTCGACCAATTGGGCATCGGCGTGGAAGCCCCAGCTGCCGAAGAAGCCGCACAAGCCGAGGCCGACGATGCCGACAGCGACGACGATGCCGATGAAGTGAGTGACGAAGAAAGCGCCGCCCTAGCCGCCTCTGCCAATTTGGAAGAATTGAAACAAAAAACCCTCAGCCATTTCGACGGCATCCAAGCCTTGTACGACCAAATGGTGGCGGTATTGCAAAACAAAAACAGCAAAGATGCCCAATACCTAGCCTTGCGTGACAACATCGCCGAAGAGCTGCTGCAAGTACGTTTCTCCACCCGCCAAATCGAAAGCCTGTGCGACAAACTGCGTGGCCGTGTCGACCAAATCCGCCGCCTGGAGCGCGATATCCGCGACATCGCCTTAAACCGCGTACACATGGATCGCGACCACTTTATCGCCAGCTTCCTGCACAACCCCACCGATTTAAGCTGGGTGGAAAACGAATTGGCCAAAAACCGCGTTTGGAACGAAGCACTGGCCCGCTTCCAATACGCCATCATCGAAAAACAAACCGAGCTGGCCGATTTGGAAAAAGCCGCACAAGTGTCGATCGAAGAGTTGAAAGAAATCAACAAAAACATGGTCAAAAGCGAGCAGGAAACCAATGCCGCCAAACAAGAAATGATTCAGGCCAACTTGCGCTTGGTGATTTCGATTGCCAAAAAATACACCAACCGCGGCCTGCAATTTTTGGATTTGATTCAAGAAGGCAATATCGGCCTGATGAAAGCAGTGGATAAATTTGAATACCGTCGCGGCTACAAATTTTCCACCTACGCCACTTGGTGGATACGCCAGGCCATCACCCGCTCCATCGCCGACCAAGCGCGCACCATCCGCATTCCGGTGCACATGATTGAAACCATCAACAAAATGAACCGCATTTCACGCCAATACCTGCAAGAAACCGGCGAAGATCCGGATTCTGCCAAACTGGCCGAATTGATGGAAATGCCGGAAGACAAAATCCGCAAAATCATGAAAATCGCCAAAGAGCCGATTTCGATGGAAACCCCCATCGGCGACGACGACGACAGCCACTTGGGCGACTTTATCGAAGACGCCAACAACATCGCCCCCGCCGATGCGGCCATGTACTCCAGCCTGCGCGAAGTCACCAAAGACGTACTCGAAAGCCTCACCCCGCGCGAGGCCAAGGTATTGCGCATGCGCTTTGGCATCGACATGAACACCGACCACACCCTGGAAGAAGTGGGCAAGCAATTCGACGTTACCCGCGAGCGCATCCGCCAAATCGAAGCCAAAGCCCTGCGTAAACTGCGCCACCCCTCGCGCAGCGACCGCCTGAAAAGCTTCCTCGATAGCGAAGAAAACAAGCAATAG
- the dnaG gene encoding DNA primase: protein MIPSDFIDELLSKVDIVDIIDEQVPLKKGGANYMACCPFHKEKSPSFSVSPSKQFYHCFGCGAHGSALGFIMEYQGLGFVEAVQYLADRVGMTVPKSAATPNPQATAARKQQQQTLEDTTAAAAAFYQHQLAKNPRAQNYLQQRGLNADIIEHYGLGYAPDGWQPLAEAFQPYPSNALVNSGMVIDKDGKHYDRFRDRIMFPIRSQRGQVIGFGGRVLDKGEPKYLNSPETPLFDKGRNLYGLFEARAAIKDAGRILVVEGYMDVVALAQFGIGYSVAALGTATSAEHVKLLLRQVDNVYFCFDGDRAGRKAAWRALENALPLLKDDKALHFLFLPAEHDPDSYIRAHGAAAFEDALLHQSQPLSAYFWQALSENIDLQQQEGKAELIKTSAPLLAQIQAPALAYLLRQQLSQMVGIDEHNLANLLGQDAPKRHVQQKRHQLPQQTFRQPEMSTLVQKQIRALLINPQWAVYTELPEYLDLSGDFACLAALAERIQASITPLNSGAVLELMRHSDHEHSIRHIFRQAMRSPEEYQHSDAEACEDFKQGMQRLRDALKSRQIDALKHKLQQGELSASEKQLLLTLLSAPKPPPQASG from the coding sequence ATGATCCCCAGTGACTTTATCGACGAGCTGCTCAGCAAGGTAGATATTGTCGATATTATCGACGAACAAGTGCCGCTGAAAAAAGGCGGTGCCAACTACATGGCCTGCTGCCCGTTTCACAAAGAAAAATCGCCGTCGTTTTCGGTAAGCCCCAGCAAGCAGTTTTACCACTGCTTCGGCTGCGGTGCCCACGGCTCGGCGCTGGGCTTTATTATGGAATACCAAGGGCTGGGCTTTGTGGAAGCGGTGCAATACCTGGCCGACCGCGTGGGCATGACAGTGCCCAAATCGGCCGCCACCCCCAACCCGCAAGCCACGGCGGCACGCAAACAGCAGCAGCAAACCCTGGAAGACACCACCGCCGCCGCCGCCGCTTTTTACCAGCACCAGCTGGCCAAAAACCCGCGCGCGCAAAACTATTTGCAACAGCGCGGCCTGAATGCCGACATCATCGAACACTACGGTTTAGGCTACGCCCCCGACGGCTGGCAGCCACTGGCCGAAGCATTCCAACCCTACCCCAGCAACGCACTGGTAAACAGCGGCATGGTGATTGACAAAGACGGCAAACACTACGACCGCTTTCGCGACCGCATTATGTTTCCCATCCGCAGCCAACGCGGCCAAGTCATCGGCTTTGGCGGGCGCGTGCTCGACAAAGGCGAGCCCAAATACCTCAACTCGCCGGAAACACCCCTGTTCGACAAAGGCCGCAACCTCTACGGCCTGTTTGAAGCCCGCGCCGCCATTAAAGACGCCGGACGCATCTTGGTAGTAGAAGGCTATATGGACGTGGTAGCGCTGGCGCAATTCGGCATCGGCTACAGCGTGGCCGCACTGGGCACCGCCACCAGCGCCGAACACGTCAAACTGTTGCTGCGTCAAGTTGATAACGTTTATTTCTGCTTCGACGGCGACCGCGCCGGACGCAAAGCCGCCTGGCGCGCACTGGAAAACGCCCTGCCCTTGCTCAAAGACGACAAAGCGCTGCATTTTCTGTTTCTGCCCGCCGAACACGATCCGGACAGCTACATCCGCGCCCACGGCGCCGCAGCCTTTGAAGACGCATTGCTGCACCAAAGCCAGCCTTTAAGCGCTTATTTCTGGCAGGCCTTAAGCGAAAACATCGACTTACAACAGCAAGAAGGCAAAGCCGAGCTGATTAAAACCAGCGCCCCCTTGCTGGCGCAAATCCAAGCCCCGGCATTGGCCTATCTACTGCGCCAGCAGCTCAGCCAAATGGTGGGCATCGACGAACACAATCTGGCGAACTTATTGGGTCAAGACGCACCCAAGCGCCATGTGCAGCAAAAACGCCACCAGCTGCCACAGCAAACCTTCAGGCAGCCTGAAATGAGCACCTTGGTGCAAAAACAAATCCGCGCACTATTGATAAATCCGCAATGGGCCGTATATACAGAGCTACCCGAATACCTCGACCTCAGCGGCGACTTCGCCTGCCTGGCGGCACTGGCCGAGCGCATACAAGCCTCCATCACCCCACTCAACAGCGGGGCGGTGCTGGAACTGATGCGCCACAGCGACCATGAACACAGCATCCGCCATATTTTCCGCCAAGCCATGCGCTCACCGGAAGAATACCAACACAGCGACGCCGAGGCCTGCGAGGATTTCAAACAAGGCATGCAACGCTTAAGGGATGCGCTAAAATCCCGCCAAATCGACGCGCTCAAGCACAAATTGCAGCAAGGCGAGCTGAGCGCCAGCGAAAAACAGCTTTTGCTCACCCTATTAAGCGCCCCCAAACCACCGCCGCAAGCGAGCGGATAA
- a CDS encoding GatB/YqeY domain-containing protein yields the protein MTLKAQLTEDMKTAMRAKDSASLSTIRLVNAAIKQYEVDERNEADDARVVAILTKMIKQRKDSAQIYTDAGRNDLADKENAEIDVLNRYMPAMMSANEIQVAVAAAIADSGAAGMADMGKVMGLLKTRLAGQADMAAVSQALKAALSQ from the coding sequence ATGACCTTAAAAGCCCAACTTACCGAAGACATGAAAACCGCCATGCGCGCCAAAGACAGCGCCAGCCTGTCTACCATCCGCTTGGTCAACGCCGCCATCAAACAATACGAAGTAGACGAACGCAACGAAGCCGACGACGCCCGCGTGGTGGCCATTCTCACCAAAATGATTAAGCAGCGCAAAGACAGCGCCCAAATCTACACCGATGCCGGCCGTAATGATTTGGCCGACAAAGAAAATGCCGAAATCGACGTGCTCAACCGCTATATGCCGGCCATGATGTCTGCCAATGAAATTCAAGTTGCCGTGGCCGCCGCCATTGCCGACAGCGGTGCTGCGGGCATGGCCGATATGGGCAAGGTGATGGGGCTGCTGAAAACCCGTTTGGCCGGACAAGCCGATATGGCCGCCGTAAGTCAAGCGCTGAAAGCCGCGCTTAGCCAATAA
- the rpsU gene encoding 30S ribosomal protein S21: MPAIRVKENEPFEVAMRRFKRSVEKTGLLTELRAREAYEKPTTERKRKKAAAVKRLQKRLRSQQLPPKYY; the protein is encoded by the coding sequence ATGCCTGCCATTCGTGTTAAAGAAAACGAACCTTTTGAAGTTGCCATGCGCCGTTTCAAGCGCTCTGTGGAAAAAACCGGCTTGCTCACCGAGCTGCGCGCCCGCGAAGCTTATGAAAAACCAACCACCGAACGCAAACGCAAAAAAGCCGCTGCCGTAAAACGCCTGCAAAAACGCTTGCGCAGCCAACAATTGCCGCCGAAATACTATTGA